From a single Kitasatospora azatica KCTC 9699 genomic region:
- a CDS encoding recombinase family protein: MRIAFYGRVSTEDHQDPATSRAWQLLQAESLVSGHGRVVAEFFEVGHSRALPWARRPEAGALLAALTDPDRGFDAIVIGSSERAFHGN, translated from the coding sequence TTGCGGATCGCGTTCTACGGCCGGGTTTCCACCGAGGATCACCAGGACCCGGCCACGTCGCGCGCCTGGCAACTGCTGCAAGCAGAGTCCTTGGTTTCCGGCCATGGCCGGGTCGTGGCGGAGTTCTTCGAAGTCGGGCACAGCAGGGCGCTGCCCTGGGCACGCCGTCCCGAGGCCGGCGCTCTTCTCGCGGCGCTGACCGATCCGGACCGGGGGTTCGACGCGATCGTCATCGGGTCGAGCGAACGTGCCTTCCACGGCAACTAG
- a CDS encoding NaeI family type II restriction endonuclease, which produces MDHGFDAEQPSLWPDASGQDSALEAVAELILREDPDGRRFAGAVRRSMDMLLDGQHTGRFRWEQLYKTEKAHLGTLIEINLQREFAFADGARMDYRIAGADVDCKFSQTRGAWMIPPEAHGELLLVVWANDRDSQWCAGLVRALPELLNVGGNRDAKKTLSAAGRQEVRWLFYNAPLQDNMLLRLSADDVSAVFSHRSGQRRVDELFLRAQHRRVSRNVVATVAMQEDYMKRVRYNGGSRSRLQSRGIVILGHYSSHGQLAEQLGLPVPESGDSVSARLARLRPHHGGAPCVDLGGEQWTLALPDDPEEYVPKLPEI; this is translated from the coding sequence GTGGATCACGGATTTGATGCTGAGCAGCCCAGCCTGTGGCCGGATGCGTCTGGGCAGGACTCAGCGCTGGAGGCGGTAGCCGAGCTGATCCTTCGCGAAGACCCCGACGGTCGGCGTTTCGCGGGTGCGGTCCGGCGGAGCATGGACATGCTGCTCGATGGCCAGCACACCGGGCGCTTCCGCTGGGAGCAGCTCTACAAGACGGAGAAGGCCCACCTCGGCACGCTCATCGAGATCAACCTGCAGCGGGAGTTCGCGTTCGCCGACGGCGCGAGGATGGACTACCGGATCGCTGGTGCGGATGTGGACTGCAAGTTTTCCCAGACCCGCGGGGCGTGGATGATCCCGCCGGAGGCGCACGGCGAGCTGCTGCTCGTGGTGTGGGCGAACGACCGCGACTCGCAGTGGTGTGCGGGTCTGGTCCGGGCGCTCCCCGAGCTGCTGAACGTCGGCGGCAACCGCGATGCGAAGAAGACGCTCAGCGCGGCGGGGCGGCAGGAGGTGCGGTGGCTGTTCTACAACGCGCCACTGCAGGACAACATGCTGCTGCGCCTGTCGGCGGACGACGTCTCGGCAGTGTTCAGTCACAGGTCGGGCCAGCGCCGCGTCGACGAGCTGTTCCTGCGCGCGCAGCACCGGAGGGTCAGCCGCAACGTCGTGGCGACTGTGGCGATGCAGGAGGACTATATGAAGCGGGTCCGCTACAACGGCGGCTCGCGTTCGCGCTTGCAGTCCCGCGGGATCGTCATCCTCGGCCACTACTCGAGCCATGGCCAGCTGGCTGAGCAGCTGGGCCTGCCCGTCCCGGAGTCGGGGGATTCCGTTAGTGCGCGGCTCGCACGGCTGAGGCCGCACCATGGGGGTGCGCCCTGTGTCGATCTCGGCGGCGAGCAGTGGACGCTGGCTCTGCCGGACGACCCAGAGGAATACGTCCCGAAGCTCCCAGAGATATGA
- a CDS encoding recombinase family protein codes for MAPLFEHFGVGVWIPELGGCVDPTVAGHEELMVLLGILAKREVTRARIRVRSAMAVQTRDQGRYLGGRPPYGYRLVDAGPHPNRSFARRGVRLRRLDTDPHTGPIVRWIFSQRLSGHSFARIARALNDTEVPPPSAVDPERNPHRDGWRWQVPTVRAILANPRYTGRQVWNRQRTDHELIDPDNTTLGHRDVQRWNTPDDWAISRKQVHPALLSEADFVAAQHVRVTREVTPGRTYRLAGILRCGLCGRRMDSHWTHQRPGYRCRHGQNSATTPQPDRPHNAYVREDLIVAHLPALVLRLTAAVGDAAGEPLTALDAVEHLRASGTTLTYDAVARVLTADTELAERILIG; via the coding sequence ATGGCGCCACTGTTCGAGCACTTCGGCGTGGGCGTGTGGATCCCGGAACTGGGCGGCTGTGTCGACCCGACGGTCGCCGGGCACGAGGAGCTGATGGTCCTGCTCGGCATCCTCGCCAAGCGCGAGGTCACTCGCGCCCGGATCCGGGTCCGCTCCGCCATGGCCGTCCAGACCCGCGACCAGGGCCGCTACCTGGGGGGACGCCCTCCGTACGGCTACCGCCTGGTGGATGCGGGACCGCACCCCAACCGGTCCTTCGCCCGCCGCGGCGTGCGCCTGCGACGGCTGGACACCGACCCGCACACGGGACCGATTGTGCGGTGGATCTTCTCCCAGCGCCTGTCCGGCCACAGTTTCGCCCGGATTGCCCGTGCTCTGAACGACACGGAGGTTCCGCCGCCATCCGCCGTCGACCCGGAGCGCAACCCGCACCGTGACGGCTGGCGCTGGCAGGTCCCCACGGTGCGGGCGATCCTGGCGAACCCCCGCTACACCGGCCGCCAGGTCTGGAACCGCCAGCGCACCGACCACGAGCTGATCGACCCGGACAACACCACCCTCGGCCACCGCGACGTCCAGCGCTGGAACACCCCGGACGACTGGGCTATCTCCCGCAAGCAGGTGCACCCGGCGCTGCTCAGCGAGGCCGACTTCGTCGCCGCCCAGCACGTCCGCGTGACCCGCGAGGTGACGCCAGGCCGCACGTACCGGCTGGCCGGGATCCTGCGCTGCGGCCTGTGCGGCCGCCGGATGGACTCCCACTGGACCCACCAACGCCCCGGCTACCGCTGCCGCCACGGCCAAAACAGCGCTACCACCCCGCAGCCCGACCGGCCGCACAACGCGTACGTGCGAGAGGACCTGATCGTGGCCCACCTGCCGGCTCTCGTCCTGCGCCTCACGGCTGCCGTCGGCGATGCGGCCGGTGAGCCGCTCACCGCCCTCGACGCAGTCGAGCACCTGCGTGCCAGCGGCACCACACTGACCTACGACGCGGTGGCCAGGGTCCTGACCGCCGACACCGAGCTAGCCGAGAGGATCCTGATTGGCTGA
- a CDS encoding PIN-like domain-containing protein, which yields MVEQYRAWLLPDGGMDDAEREAFFTDGLVVLDTNILLSLYEYNPGAREQVFAALEQIADRLWLPHQVGLEFVRGRHRVIVDRLKALKDAPAEVDRKLQQARQAVIEASDLVKRLLAKYAQDDVASAELDEQINPEAIDGRLDEYRTLLRRHVQHLKDEQDLLLGSISSDDPILPRVAALFLDRIAAPTPPDTVRQRLDEALTYRFPNQIPPGFSDGRKGTSLEAAGDFLLWAEIVEKARGLEQPCRVLLVSSDGKGDWYEKAEPGRSRRPWPMLFDELRLRAGAELRLEEPRKFFEGIKQFLNPDVELAATTYEEIDRAAAVAAGGTGQPDLVTEGNAAVIVPADGLALDAYRAAGLTTGSVRRLAESPMHRQFQWWLIGATAQLGQRNVREGEPQVEVLAAVRSERPPGPEWLGGDVLTQGEWPYRGGSWIAPWFVQVVRSASEADRLPLQRLAARHADRVVPGG from the coding sequence ATGGTTGAGCAGTACCGCGCTTGGCTCCTGCCCGACGGCGGCATGGACGACGCCGAGCGGGAGGCATTCTTCACTGATGGTCTTGTAGTGCTCGACACCAACATCCTGCTCAGCCTCTACGAGTACAATCCCGGAGCGCGCGAGCAGGTCTTTGCAGCGCTGGAGCAGATCGCTGACCGCCTGTGGCTGCCCCATCAGGTTGGACTGGAGTTCGTCCGCGGACGTCACCGTGTGATCGTGGATCGCCTGAAGGCCCTCAAGGACGCGCCCGCCGAGGTCGACCGGAAGCTGCAGCAGGCCCGCCAGGCAGTCATCGAGGCCAGCGATCTGGTGAAGCGGCTCCTCGCGAAGTACGCACAGGACGATGTCGCCAGCGCCGAACTCGATGAGCAGATCAACCCGGAGGCGATCGACGGCCGTCTGGATGAGTACCGCACTCTTCTACGGCGGCACGTCCAGCACTTGAAGGACGAGCAAGACCTACTGCTCGGGTCGATCAGCTCTGATGACCCCATCCTCCCGCGTGTGGCCGCGCTGTTTCTCGATCGCATCGCCGCGCCCACTCCGCCAGACACGGTGAGGCAGCGACTCGATGAAGCCCTGACCTACCGGTTCCCCAACCAGATCCCGCCAGGGTTCTCGGACGGCCGCAAGGGAACATCCCTCGAGGCGGCAGGCGACTTCCTCCTCTGGGCGGAGATTGTGGAGAAGGCCAGAGGACTGGAGCAGCCCTGCCGGGTCCTGCTGGTCTCTTCTGACGGGAAGGGTGACTGGTACGAGAAGGCCGAGCCCGGCCGCAGCCGCCGCCCTTGGCCGATGCTCTTCGACGAGTTGAGGCTACGCGCCGGGGCCGAGCTGCGACTTGAGGAGCCTAGGAAGTTCTTCGAGGGCATCAAGCAGTTCCTGAACCCGGATGTTGAGCTCGCCGCGACCACCTATGAGGAGATCGACCGTGCGGCAGCTGTTGCCGCTGGCGGTACCGGCCAGCCGGACCTTGTCACTGAGGGCAACGCTGCTGTCATTGTCCCGGCGGACGGCCTGGCGCTCGACGCATACCGTGCGGCCGGCCTGACAACAGGGTCGGTTCGCCGTCTCGCGGAATCGCCTATGCACCGTCAGTTCCAATGGTGGCTGATCGGCGCCACAGCTCAACTCGGCCAGCGTAACGTCAGAGAGGGCGAGCCCCAGGTCGAGGTGCTCGCCGCTGTTCGCTCCGAGCGCCCGCCAGGGCCCGAGTGGCTAGGCGGGGATGTGCTAACCCAAGGCGAGTGGCCGTACCGGGGAGGTTCCTGGATCGCGCCGTGGTTTGTTCAGGTGGTGCGCTCAGCCAGCGAGGCCGACCGGCTGCCGCTCCAGAGGCTTGCGGCGCGGCACGCAGACCGGGTGGTGCCTGGCGGCTGA
- a CDS encoding recombinase family protein: MRTPESGGLRFAFYGRVSTEDHQDPATSRAWQLLQAESLVSGHGRVVAEFFDVGHSRALPWARRPEAGALLAALTDPDRGFDAIVIGSSERAFHGNQFSVMAPLFEHYGVGVWIPELGGCVDPKVAGHEELMVLLGILAKREVTRARIRVRSAMTVQTRDQGRYLGGRPPYGYRLVDAGPHPNRSFARRGVRLRRLDTDPHAGPIVRWIFSQRLAGHSLARITRALNDTQVPPPSAADPDRNPHRDGQHWQVPTVRAILANPRYTGRQVWNRQRTDHELIDPDNTTLGHRDVMRWNTPNDWAISHKQAHPALVSEADFVAAQNVRVTREATPGRTYRLAGILHCGLCGRRMDSHWTHQRPGYRCRHGHNSATTPDPDRPRNAYVREDQILAHLPALVLRLTAAVGDAAGEPPTALDAVEYMRARGITLTYDAAAKTLTAGTERAERSLIG, from the coding sequence GCAGTTGCTGCAGGCCGAGTCCCTGGTTTCCGGCCATGGCCGGGTCGTGGCCGAGTTCTTTGATGTCGGGCACAGCAGGGCGCTGCCCTGGGCACGCCGTCCCGAGGCCGGCGCTCTTCTCGCGGCGCTGACCGATCCGGACCGGGGGTTCGACGCGATCGTCATCGGCTCGAGCGAACGCGCCTTCCACGGCAACCAGTTCAGCGTGATGGCGCCGCTGTTCGAGCACTACGGCGTGGGCGTGTGGATCCCGGAACTGGGCGGCTGTGTCGACCCGAAGGTCGCCGGGCACGAGGAGCTGATGGTCCTGCTCGGCATCCTCGCCAAGCGCGAGGTCACCCGTGCCCGGATCCGGGTCCGCTCCGCGATGACGGTCCAGACCCGCGACCAGGGCCGCTACCTGGGCGGACGGCCTCCCTACGGCTACCGCCTGGTGGATGCGGGCCCGCACCCCAACCGGTCCTTCGCCCGGCGCGGGGTGCGCCTGCGGCGGCTGGACACCGACCCCCACGCCGGCCCGATCGTGCGGTGGATCTTCTCCCAGCGCCTGGCCGGCCACAGCCTCGCCCGGATCACCCGTGCCCTGAACGACACCCAGGTCCCGCCCCCGTCCGCCGCCGACCCGGACCGCAACCCGCACCGCGACGGCCAGCACTGGCAGGTCCCCACCGTGCGGGCCATCCTGGCCAACCCCCGCTACACCGGCCGCCAGGTCTGGAACCGCCAGCGCACCGACCACGAGCTGATCGACCCGGACAACACCACCCTCGGCCACCGCGACGTCATGCGCTGGAACACCCCCAACGACTGGGCCATCTCCCACAAACAGGCACACCCGGCCCTGGTCAGCGAGGCCGACTTCGTCGCCGCCCAAAACGTCCGCGTGACCCGAGAAGCGACGCCGGGCCGCACGTACCGGCTGGCCGGGATCCTGCACTGCGGCCTGTGCGGGCGCCGGATGGACTCCCACTGGACCCACCAGCGCCCCGGTTACCGCTGCCGACACGGCCACAACAGCGCCACCACCCCGGACCCAGACCGGCCGCGCAACGCATACGTGCGAGAAGACCAGATCCTGGCCCACCTGCCAGCCCTCGTCCTGCGCCTCACAGCTGCAGTCGGCGATGCGGCCGGTGAACCGCCCACCGCCCTCGACGCCGTCGAGTACATGCGTGCCAGAGGCATCACGCTGACCTACGACGCGGCGGCCAAGACCCTGACCGCCGGCACCGAGCGAGCCGAGAGAAGCCTGATCGGCTGA
- a CDS encoding alpha/beta fold hydrolase, giving the protein MGEPDGRPVVLLHGTPGSRLGPAPRSSVLYRLGIRLISYDRPGYGDSDRLPGRRVASAAADVLAIADSLGLDEFAVLGRSGGGPHALACAALLPERVSRVAVLVGLAPRDANGLDWYAGMTASNVRSYVEAERALLTGSPHSHPRGRAGWPTRVEGLTPDPSVADRVVVSDGGVRQLLQRNYQEAFRQNADGWVDDVVAFTSDWGFKVEDITVPVSLWHGADDVYSPVGHSRWLADHIPGATLVLEPAANAFAGPRVLSAALNWVSGGAPDVASAAPSGRAALSGPPVPVGAPSTGVEVITNGVATGEARGEDPGSTPPDVPSHEAQQPSPAGGHSLVVDLVEQADVGRILPLQVQIAWDSVRGTVLKHFEIPPAGARLTVAVHAPGLASLDDLQQDVLVHRERDSDVLLFGLRATGPGQHIVIVRVFRNGTFLGETNRVVSVNYGSTTVSRRPHRTRLPSLAARPGEATLQVLKGAAPGSYSFQLMTDTFYAPEQLSFQGGDPSRAAQQIFAELKELSRTHRPGGRQLSADRLRARLRNHGVQLWNTVIPEPVQSQFWSQQSSISTLTVLGDQGIIPWELLYPLNGNLEGEGFLAEWMPLVRRVFKQRRGDQIDLGGAVFIVPPGSPADALREVHLIQSRLGQPAGTPIESTADLTRLLDLGESGLLHFACHNSFTPAGSTVEMADGPFDPIDLSYLTASGALRESRPLVFFNACRSAGEIDWFGSSLGWAPMFLEAGAAAFVGTLWPVRSTSALTYAEAFYRHLVVDHQPLGQASLNARRAARDADADPTWLAYAVYGNPSAIVTTV; this is encoded by the coding sequence ATGGGCGAGCCGGATGGCCGTCCGGTCGTCCTTCTGCACGGAACACCGGGGAGTCGTCTGGGCCCTGCGCCGCGCAGCTCAGTGCTCTATCGGTTGGGCATCCGGCTGATCAGCTACGACCGACCGGGATACGGTGACTCGGACAGGCTGCCGGGCCGCCGAGTGGCCTCGGCTGCCGCTGATGTCCTGGCCATCGCCGACTCCTTGGGGCTGGACGAGTTCGCGGTCCTGGGCCGTTCGGGCGGCGGACCGCACGCGTTGGCCTGTGCTGCGCTGCTCCCGGAGCGGGTGTCACGGGTGGCCGTGCTGGTCGGCCTGGCTCCCCGGGACGCGAATGGCCTGGACTGGTACGCGGGGATGACAGCGTCCAACGTCCGCTCGTACGTCGAGGCAGAGCGCGCTCTGCTCACGGGCAGCCCGCACTCCCACCCACGCGGGCGCGCGGGCTGGCCGACCCGGGTCGAGGGGCTGACGCCCGACCCTTCGGTCGCCGACAGGGTGGTGGTCTCCGATGGGGGTGTCCGCCAGCTGCTGCAGCGCAACTACCAGGAGGCGTTCCGGCAGAACGCGGACGGCTGGGTCGACGATGTGGTGGCGTTCACCTCGGACTGGGGCTTCAAGGTCGAGGACATCACTGTGCCGGTATCGCTCTGGCACGGTGCCGATGACGTGTACTCCCCGGTCGGCCACTCGCGCTGGCTCGCCGACCACATCCCCGGCGCCACGCTGGTCCTGGAGCCGGCTGCGAACGCCTTCGCGGGGCCGCGCGTGCTGAGTGCCGCCCTCAACTGGGTGAGCGGCGGTGCGCCGGACGTAGCCTCGGCGGCGCCGAGTGGCCGCGCGGCCCTATCCGGCCCGCCGGTCCCGGTCGGCGCACCCTCCACCGGCGTCGAAGTCATCACCAATGGCGTGGCCACCGGTGAGGCCAGGGGCGAAGATCCCGGCAGCACACCGCCGGACGTGCCATCGCACGAGGCCCAGCAGCCGTCCCCAGCGGGCGGTCACAGCCTGGTCGTCGATCTCGTGGAGCAGGCAGACGTCGGACGTATCCTGCCGTTGCAGGTCCAGATCGCATGGGACTCGGTCCGCGGAACCGTCCTGAAGCATTTCGAGATTCCGCCAGCCGGTGCCCGGCTCACCGTCGCCGTGCACGCCCCAGGCCTCGCCTCGCTGGACGATCTGCAGCAGGACGTACTGGTCCACCGGGAACGGGATTCGGATGTCCTGCTCTTCGGGCTCAGGGCGACGGGGCCCGGCCAGCACATCGTGATCGTCCGAGTCTTCCGAAACGGCACGTTTCTGGGCGAGACGAACCGCGTGGTCTCTGTCAACTACGGCAGCACCACCGTCTCACGACGGCCGCACCGCACCAGGCTGCCGTCGCTGGCGGCCCGACCGGGCGAGGCCACGCTGCAGGTGCTGAAGGGCGCTGCGCCCGGCAGTTACAGCTTTCAGTTGATGACGGACACCTTCTACGCCCCCGAGCAGCTCAGCTTCCAGGGCGGCGACCCCAGTCGGGCAGCGCAGCAGATCTTCGCCGAGTTGAAGGAACTCTCCAGGACTCACCGGCCCGGCGGGCGCCAACTCTCCGCCGACCGCCTGCGGGCCCGTCTTCGCAACCACGGCGTCCAGCTCTGGAACACGGTGATCCCCGAGCCGGTCCAGAGTCAGTTCTGGTCGCAGCAATCGAGCATCTCCACTCTGACCGTACTGGGAGACCAGGGCATCATCCCGTGGGAGCTGCTCTACCCGCTCAACGGAAACCTTGAGGGCGAGGGCTTCCTCGCCGAGTGGATGCCGCTGGTCCGCCGGGTTTTCAAACAGCGACGGGGAGATCAGATCGACCTGGGCGGCGCGGTGTTCATCGTTCCTCCCGGTTCGCCGGCCGACGCGCTACGCGAGGTCCACCTGATCCAGTCCCGCCTCGGCCAACCAGCTGGTACTCCGATCGAGTCAACCGCGGATCTGACAAGGCTGCTTGACCTCGGTGAGTCGGGCCTGCTCCACTTCGCATGCCACAACTCGTTCACCCCAGCAGGCTCCACCGTCGAGATGGCCGACGGTCCGTTCGATCCGATTGACCTCAGCTACCTGACCGCGAGCGGCGCGCTGCGGGAGAGCCGGCCGCTGGTCTTCTTCAACGCCTGTCGCAGCGCGGGAGAGATCGACTGGTTCGGCTCCTCGCTCGGCTGGGCCCCCATGTTCCTTGAGGCCGGTGCCGCCGCATTCGTGGGGACGCTGTGGCCTGTCAGGTCGACTTCCGCCCTCACCTACGCCGAGGCCTTCTACCGGCACTTGGTGGTGGACCATCAGCCCCTCGGTCAAGCATCCCTCAACGCCCGCCGCGCGGCCCGTGACGCGGACGCCGATCCGACCTGGCTCGCGTACGCGGTCTACGGGAACCCGTCCGCCATCGTCACCACCGTGTAG
- a CDS encoding DNA cytosine methyltransferase, with amino-acid sequence MSALKVVEICAGAGGQAVGLERAGFEHALAVELDPNACETLRKNRPEWKVVQGDVADEEVWRPEDYKGVSLLAGGVPCPPFTIAGKQLGATDERDLFAWAVKLAERVQPKALLLENVRGLSANRFSAYRQHVLDTLRDFGYVAEWRLLQASDFGVPQLRPRFVLVALQDEYAEYFHWPEPLPGLAPTVGETLKDLMAANGWEGAEEWAAKADGIAPTIVGGSKKHGGADLGPSRAKAAWEALGVDAWGIANDAPAPGFEPATSKKGERRGGPKLTSRMAARIQGFSDDWEFEGGKTTGYRQIGNAFPPPVAKEVGLSIARALNKKASRRERAEITHDPVYRLLRGRTQALTAEQITALLQKEDVVMGVPDVERHLSHLGRDFNIETVERKQGVPSYLLRDFKAFIGQEGHERHELFKANKAKIS; translated from the coding sequence ATGTCTGCCCTTAAGGTTGTCGAGATCTGCGCCGGAGCAGGAGGGCAGGCCGTCGGCCTTGAACGGGCAGGGTTCGAGCACGCCCTTGCAGTTGAGCTTGATCCGAACGCGTGCGAGACACTGCGGAAAAACCGGCCCGAGTGGAAGGTCGTCCAGGGCGACGTCGCGGATGAAGAGGTATGGCGGCCCGAGGACTACAAGGGAGTCTCCCTGCTCGCGGGAGGGGTGCCTTGCCCGCCCTTCACGATTGCGGGCAAGCAGCTCGGTGCAACCGATGAGCGTGATCTGTTCGCCTGGGCCGTCAAGCTCGCCGAGCGTGTCCAGCCCAAAGCGCTGCTGCTGGAGAACGTCCGCGGACTCAGTGCCAACCGCTTCTCTGCATACCGGCAGCACGTCCTCGACACCCTCCGCGACTTCGGCTATGTGGCGGAGTGGCGGCTCCTTCAGGCTTCCGACTTCGGGGTGCCGCAACTTCGGCCGCGGTTCGTCCTGGTCGCCCTCCAGGATGAGTACGCCGAGTACTTCCACTGGCCCGAGCCCCTGCCCGGACTGGCGCCCACGGTCGGTGAGACGCTGAAGGACCTCATGGCAGCCAACGGCTGGGAAGGCGCCGAGGAATGGGCCGCCAAGGCTGACGGCATCGCCCCCACCATCGTCGGGGGCTCGAAGAAGCACGGTGGAGCCGACCTCGGCCCCTCCCGGGCCAAGGCGGCCTGGGAGGCCCTGGGCGTCGACGCCTGGGGCATCGCGAACGACGCGCCGGCGCCGGGCTTCGAACCGGCGACGAGCAAGAAGGGCGAACGCAGGGGCGGACCGAAGCTCACCAGCCGGATGGCGGCGCGGATCCAGGGCTTCAGCGACGACTGGGAGTTTGAGGGAGGCAAGACCACCGGCTATCGGCAGATCGGCAACGCCTTCCCGCCGCCAGTCGCCAAAGAGGTCGGCCTCTCCATCGCGCGGGCCCTCAACAAGAAGGCCTCTCGCCGTGAACGTGCCGAGATCACCCATGACCCGGTCTACCGGCTGCTCCGCGGAAGGACACAGGCGCTCACAGCAGAGCAGATCACCGCGCTTCTCCAAAAGGAGGACGTCGTGATGGGCGTGCCCGACGTCGAACGCCACTTGAGCCACCTCGGCCGGGACTTCAACATCGAGACCGTCGAGCGCAAGCAGGGCGTCCCGAGCTACTTGCTCCGCGACTTCAAGGCTTTCATCGGCCAGGAGGGCCACGAGCGGCACGAGCTGTTCAAGGCCAACAAGGCCAAGATCAGCTGA
- a CDS encoding very short patch repair endonuclease, which produces MSTRSPDPDSGAWTAPEGSWASSAANRRSMLGNRSRDTSPELALRSLVHAAGLRYRVAVRPLPKMRRTADLVFRPVRVAVFIDGCFWHGCPEHFVLPKTNPAYWESKIGGNVTRDRDTDGRLADEGWLVLRFWEHQSPAECAEAVVAAVVARRQELAERKRLKAENSQSRLPGGPPAG; this is translated from the coding sequence ATGAGCACACGCTCTCCAGACCCAGACAGCGGTGCCTGGACCGCCCCCGAAGGCTCGTGGGCATCCTCGGCAGCTAACCGGCGCAGCATGCTCGGAAACCGCAGCAGGGACACCTCCCCGGAGTTGGCGCTGCGGTCGCTCGTGCACGCAGCCGGGCTGCGCTACCGGGTTGCTGTGAGACCGCTCCCGAAGATGCGGCGCACAGCCGACCTGGTGTTCCGGCCGGTGCGCGTCGCCGTCTTCATCGACGGCTGCTTCTGGCACGGCTGCCCGGAGCACTTCGTTCTTCCCAAGACCAATCCCGCGTACTGGGAGTCGAAGATCGGCGGGAACGTCACCCGCGACCGGGATACCGATGGGCGCCTCGCCGACGAGGGATGGCTCGTGCTGCGTTTCTGGGAGCACCAGTCGCCCGCGGAGTGCGCAGAGGCAGTGGTGGCAGCCGTTGTGGCGCGGAGGCAGGAGCTCGCCGAGCGGAAGCGGCTAAAGGCTGAGAACAGCCAAAGCCGTCTCCCCGGAGGCCCGCCCGCGGGCTGA